A single region of the Pontimicrobium sp. SW4 genome encodes:
- a CDS encoding D-aminoacylase, producing the protein MTRISLFLLFVLASLILNCSQKTTYDTVIINGQVYDGSGGDAILTDIGIKDNVIIKIGDLSKAESNRVIDAKGLAVTPGFIDAHAHLEPILELSNCKSHIMQGVTTSLGGPDGSSPWPMGKYLDTLDQIGVGMNVAYLVGHNTVRRNVMNLDNRAPTNDELKQMKSQISQAMDEGAFGISTGLKYLPGSFSEVDEVIELSKEASAKGGIYTSHLRDEGLGLFDAVNEAIIISDKANIPVVLTHHKVIGKPMWGRSSESLALVDSARVAGLNIMIDQYPYNASYTGISVLIPGWARAGGNKAFIERVSNPKLRDSIKAGIVFNILNDRGGDDLDRVQFAKVSWMPELEGKTLKYWCEQKGLEPNVENGADLVIEAQVNGGASCVFHAMDETDVENILKHPQTMVASDGRLVKPGDGHPHPRWYGTFPRVLGYYVREKGIISLSEAIYKMTALPAKNIGLKDRGVLKENMKADIVLFDPETIIDKGTFEKPHQYPEGIYYVLVNGQIAIDNKEFKNIKAGEVLRKK; encoded by the coding sequence ATGACGCGTATATCTCTTTTTTTACTATTTGTTCTAGCCTCTCTCATATTGAATTGTAGTCAAAAAACAACTTATGATACTGTTATTATAAATGGACAAGTTTATGATGGTTCAGGTGGTGATGCTATTTTAACAGATATAGGTATAAAAGATAATGTCATTATAAAAATTGGTGATTTATCTAAGGCTGAATCTAATCGAGTTATAGATGCTAAAGGTCTTGCAGTTACTCCAGGTTTTATTGATGCTCATGCGCATTTGGAGCCAATTCTTGAATTATCAAACTGCAAAAGTCATATTATGCAAGGTGTTACCACAAGTCTTGGTGGACCAGATGGTTCCAGTCCTTGGCCTATGGGCAAATATCTAGATACTCTCGATCAAATTGGAGTTGGAATGAATGTAGCTTATTTAGTTGGTCACAATACCGTTAGAAGAAATGTTATGAATTTAGATAACAGAGCTCCAACTAATGACGAGTTAAAACAAATGAAATCTCAAATATCACAAGCCATGGATGAGGGTGCTTTTGGTATTTCTACTGGGTTAAAATATCTTCCTGGAAGTTTTTCTGAAGTTGATGAAGTTATCGAATTATCTAAAGAAGCTTCAGCAAAAGGAGGTATTTATACGTCACATTTAAGAGATGAAGGTTTAGGATTATTTGACGCTGTTAACGAAGCCATTATCATTTCAGATAAAGCAAATATTCCCGTAGTGCTTACACACCACAAAGTAATAGGAAAACCAATGTGGGGAAGAAGTAGTGAATCGTTAGCTCTTGTTGATTCAGCTAGAGTTGCTGGGTTAAACATTATGATTGACCAATATCCATACAATGCAAGCTATACAGGAATTTCTGTGTTAATTCCTGGTTGGGCAAGAGCTGGAGGAAACAAAGCTTTTATTGAACGCGTGTCAAACCCAAAACTTAGAGACAGTATAAAAGCTGGAATTGTTTTTAATATTTTAAATGACCGAGGCGGTGACGATTTAGACAGAGTTCAATTTGCAAAAGTAAGTTGGATGCCCGAGTTAGAAGGCAAAACTCTTAAATATTGGTGTGAACAAAAAGGACTTGAGCCTAATGTAGAAAATGGTGCAGATCTCGTTATAGAAGCTCAAGTAAATGGTGGTGCATCTTGTGTTTTTCATGCTATGGATGAAACAGATGTTGAGAATATTTTGAAGCATCCTCAAACAATGGTCGCTTCAGATGGTAGATTGGTTAAGCCTGGAGATGGACACCCTCACCCAAGATGGTATGGTACATTCCCAAGAGTGCTAGGGTATTATGTTCGCGAAAAAGGTATAATTTCTTTAAGTGAAGCCATTTACAAGATGACTGCATTACCAGCGAAAAACATAGGATTAAAAGATAGAGGTGTTTTAAAAGAAAATATGAAAGCAGATATCGTACTATTTGATCCCGAAACAATTATAGACAAAGGCACTTTTGAAAAACCCCATCAATACCCAGAAGGGATTTACTATGTTTTAGTTAATGGTCAAATCGCTATTGACAATAAAGAATTTAAAAATATTAAAGCTGGTGAGGTTTTAAGAAAAAAATAA
- a CDS encoding Hpt domain-containing protein: MNHTAYSYINLQSIKEDTFGDTDILRSILELFVEGIDEYLSVFEKELPIKNWQTLFQETHKIKPNIAMFGITSLIDPILELETCFRKEQDLDKVHDLVELIASNLKEVKKEIQLELNVMSYA, from the coding sequence GTGAACCATACAGCCTATAGTTACATAAATCTACAAAGTATAAAGGAAGATACCTTTGGAGATACTGATATTCTAAGGTCTATATTAGAATTATTTGTTGAGGGAATAGATGAATATTTAAGCGTTTTTGAAAAAGAGTTACCAATCAAAAATTGGCAAACATTATTTCAAGAAACACATAAAATTAAACCAAACATTGCCATGTTTGGTATTACCTCTCTAATAGATCCGATATTGGAGCTTGAAACCTGTTTTAGAAAAGAACAAGATTTAGATAAAGTTCATGATCTAGTGGAATTGATTGCTTCTAACTTAAAGGAAGTAAAAAAAGAAATACAACTAGAACTTAATGTAATGTCTTATGCATAA
- a CDS encoding response regulator transcription factor, producing the protein MHKKKIVLAEDNSTLSLLLKFRLEKEGHELFMAVDGKEAVALIEEHSPDLIITDIMMPFISGLEVISHVRNKLELDVPIIVFSSAGQEEMVLKAFDLGANDFMGKPFSPNELVIRVKRQLS; encoded by the coding sequence ATGCATAAGAAAAAAATAGTTTTAGCCGAAGACAATTCAACACTGTCATTACTCTTAAAGTTTAGACTTGAAAAAGAAGGTCATGAATTGTTTATGGCAGTTGACGGTAAAGAGGCTGTGGCTTTAATAGAAGAGCACTCACCAGATTTGATTATTACTGATATTATGATGCCATTTATTAGCGGATTAGAGGTTATAAGTCACGTAAGAAATAAATTGGAATTAGATGTTCCAATTATAGTATTTTCTTCTGCAGGTCAGGAAGAAATGGTACTAAAAGCATTTGACCTAGGAGCAAATGACTTTATGGGGAAGCCCTTTAGTCCAAATGAATTAGTTATACGAGTCAAACGACAATTAAGTTAA